One window of Streptomyces sp. FIT100 genomic DNA carries:
- the miaB gene encoding tRNA (N6-isopentenyl adenosine(37)-C2)-methylthiotransferase MiaB, with protein MTSSDRSQAVDEHRTYAIRTYGCQMNVHDSERLSGLLENAGYVRAPEGTAEGEADVVVFNTCAVRENADNRLYGNLGRLAPMKTQRPGMQIAVGGCLAQKDRDTIVRKAPWVDVVFGTHNIGKLPVLLERARVLQEAQVEIAESLEAFPSTLPTRRESAYAAWVSISVGCNNTCTFCIVPALRGKEKDRRPGDILAEVEALVAEGVSEITLLGQNVNAYGSDIGDREAFGKLLRACGAIEGLERVRFTSPHPRDFTDDVIAAMAETPNVMPQLHMPLQSGSDPVLKAMRRSYRQERYLGIIEKVRAAIPHAAISTDIIVGFPGETEEDFEQTMHVVREARFAQAFTFQYSKRPGTPAAEMDGQIPKEVVQARYERLVALQEEISWEENKKQVGRTLEVMVAEGEGRKDGATHRLSGRAPDNRLVHFTKPEAEVRPGDVVTVEITYAAPHHLLAEGPTTAVRRTRAGDAWEKRNAAPAQPAGVMLGIPTMGVPAPLPAPTGSCSAVG; from the coding sequence ATGACCAGCAGCGACCGGAGCCAGGCAGTGGACGAACACAGGACCTATGCGATCCGCACCTACGGGTGCCAGATGAACGTCCACGACTCCGAGCGGCTCTCCGGCCTCCTGGAGAACGCCGGGTACGTCCGCGCTCCCGAAGGCACGGCCGAGGGCGAGGCCGACGTCGTGGTCTTCAACACGTGCGCCGTCCGCGAGAACGCGGACAACAGGCTCTACGGCAACCTCGGCCGGCTCGCCCCGATGAAGACCCAGCGGCCCGGGATGCAGATCGCCGTCGGCGGCTGCCTCGCCCAGAAGGACCGCGACACCATCGTCAGGAAGGCGCCCTGGGTCGACGTCGTCTTCGGTACGCACAACATCGGCAAGCTCCCGGTGCTGCTGGAGCGCGCCCGCGTCCTGCAAGAGGCACAGGTCGAGATCGCCGAGTCGCTGGAGGCGTTCCCCTCCACCCTGCCGACGCGACGCGAGAGCGCGTACGCCGCGTGGGTCTCCATCTCCGTCGGGTGCAACAACACCTGCACCTTCTGCATCGTCCCCGCACTGCGCGGCAAGGAGAAGGACCGCCGTCCCGGCGACATCCTCGCCGAGGTCGAGGCGCTGGTCGCCGAGGGCGTCTCCGAGATCACGCTGCTCGGCCAGAACGTCAACGCGTACGGCTCCGACATCGGCGACCGCGAGGCGTTCGGCAAGCTGCTGCGGGCCTGCGGCGCGATCGAGGGGCTCGAGCGGGTCCGCTTCACCTCGCCGCACCCTCGCGACTTCACCGACGACGTCATCGCGGCGATGGCCGAGACGCCGAACGTGATGCCGCAGCTGCACATGCCGCTGCAGTCCGGCTCCGACCCGGTCCTCAAGGCGATGCGCCGCTCGTACCGGCAGGAGCGCTACCTCGGCATCATCGAGAAGGTCCGTGCCGCGATCCCGCACGCCGCGATCTCCACCGACATCATCGTGGGCTTCCCCGGCGAGACCGAGGAGGACTTCGAGCAGACCATGCACGTCGTGCGCGAGGCACGCTTCGCGCAGGCGTTCACCTTCCAGTACTCCAAGCGGCCCGGCACGCCGGCGGCCGAGATGGACGGGCAGATCCCCAAGGAGGTCGTGCAGGCCCGCTACGAGCGGCTGGTCGCCCTCCAGGAGGAGATCTCCTGGGAGGAGAACAAGAAGCAGGTCGGCCGCACCCTGGAGGTGATGGTCGCGGAGGGCGAGGGACGCAAGGACGGCGCCACCCACCGGCTCTCCGGCCGCGCCCCCGACAACCGCCTGGTGCACTTCACCAAGCCCGAGGCCGAGGTGCGCCCCGGCGACGTCGTCACCGTGGAGATCACCTACGCTGCCCCGCACCACCTGCTGGCCGAGGGCCCCACGACCGCGGTACGGCGCACCCGCGCGGGCGACGCCTGGGAGAAGCGCAACGCGGCACCCGCCCAGCCGGCAGGGGTGATGCTGGGCATCCCGACGATGGGAGTCCCCGCACCGCTTCCGGCCCCGACGGGCAGCTGCTCGGCCGTCGGCTGA
- a CDS encoding class III extradiol dioxygenase subunit B-like domain-containing protein: MLVAAAVCPCPPLLVPEVAAGAAPELDAARTACADALSVLAASRPDRLIVVGPTGPGEAGPYPEGAQGSLKGFGVDTDVRLGEPGADVRLGEPGADVRLGEPGADVRLGEPGAEPSAPPLPSALTVAAWLLERARWAAAPVEGLGVDRRLAPERCAETGRELAARAPRVAFLVMGDGSACRTLKAPGYLDERAAAFDAAAARALGAADTAALMALDVSLADELKAAGRAPWQVLAGAAEGAEPGGQLLYEDAPYGVGYFVAAWS, translated from the coding sequence ATGCTGGTCGCCGCTGCCGTCTGCCCCTGCCCTCCGCTCCTGGTGCCCGAGGTGGCCGCCGGTGCGGCACCCGAGCTCGACGCCGCCAGGACCGCGTGCGCGGACGCGTTGAGCGTGCTGGCCGCGTCCCGCCCGGACCGGCTGATCGTGGTCGGCCCCACCGGACCCGGCGAGGCCGGCCCGTACCCCGAGGGCGCGCAGGGTTCCCTCAAGGGCTTCGGCGTCGACACCGACGTACGACTCGGCGAGCCCGGCGCCGACGTACGACTCGGCGAGCCCGGCGCCGACGTACGACTCGGCGAGCCCGGCGCCGACGTGCGACTCGGTGAGCCCGGTGCCGAGCCGTCCGCGCCTCCGCTGCCGTCCGCGCTCACCGTCGCCGCATGGCTGCTGGAGCGCGCACGGTGGGCCGCGGCGCCGGTCGAGGGGCTCGGTGTCGACCGGCGGCTGGCCCCCGAGCGCTGCGCGGAGACCGGCCGCGAGCTCGCCGCCCGTGCGCCGCGCGTCGCGTTTCTGGTCATGGGCGACGGCAGCGCCTGCCGCACGCTCAAGGCCCCCGGCTACCTGGACGAGCGCGCCGCCGCCTTCGACGCGGCCGCGGCCCGGGCCCTGGGCGCGGCGGACACGGCGGCGCTCATGGCGCTGGACGTCTCGCTCGCGGACGAGCTCAAGGCCGCGGGCCGGGCGCCCTGGCAGGTGCTTGCGGGGGCGGCCGAGGGGGCCGAGCCGGGCGGGCAGCTGCTCTACGAGGACGCTCCGTACGGTGTCGGCTACTTCGTCGCGGCCTGGTCCTGA
- a CDS encoding antitoxin — MGILETLKTKLAPAKEKVSGLAHHHEDKIEKLGHGLDKAARKVDERTKGKYSDKIESGTGKAKDALGRLTQKDEGTGTDKSTGQKDQGTMPPAS, encoded by the coding sequence ATGGGCATCCTGGAGACGCTGAAGACCAAGCTCGCCCCTGCCAAGGAAAAGGTCTCCGGCCTCGCGCACCACCACGAGGACAAGATCGAGAAGCTTGGGCACGGTCTGGACAAGGCCGCGCGGAAGGTCGACGAGCGGACCAAGGGCAAGTACAGCGACAAGATCGAGTCGGGCACCGGCAAGGCCAAGGACGCCCTGGGCCGCCTCACGCAGAAGGACGAGGGCACCGGCACGGACAAGAGCACCGGCCAGAAGGACCAGGGCACGATGCCGCCGGCCTCCTGA
- a CDS encoding gliding motility protein encodes MTSPEAAPAASVAPTDSETPAAPKASSEEVASEEAKAEVEETEAAAAVPPTASPAAESVEIPRQQSVEEAADSEAGEGARK; translated from the coding sequence ATGACATCGCCCGAGGCGGCGCCTGCGGCTTCGGTGGCACCGACGGATTCGGAGACACCCGCAGCGCCGAAGGCGTCGTCCGAGGAGGTGGCGTCCGAAGAGGCCAAGGCCGAGGTCGAAGAGACGGAGGCCGCTGCGGCGGTCCCCCCGACGGCGTCCCCCGCGGCGGAGAGCGTCGAGATCCCGAGGCAGCAGTCCGTCGAGGAGGCCGCGGACAGCGAAGCCGGTGAGGGCGCCCGTAAGTAG
- the miaA gene encoding tRNA (adenosine(37)-N6)-dimethylallyltransferase MiaA, producing the protein MRSAAPAPRVIAVVGPTAAGKSDLGVQLARQLGGEVVNADSMQLYRGMDIGTAKLTEDERGGIPHHLLDIWDVTETASVAEYQKLARAEIDRLLAEGRTPVLVGGSGLYVRGAIDALDFPGTDPEVRARLEAELEEGGSGVLHARLAAADPDAARAILPSNGRRIVRALEVIEITGKPFTANLPGHDAVYDTVQIGVDVERPELDARITLRVDHMWEAGLVDEVRTLEAQGLRAGRTASRALGYQQVLAALAGECTEDEARAETVRATKRFARRQDSWFRRDPRVHWLSGAVADRAELPERALALVERAVTA; encoded by the coding sequence GTGAGAAGTGCAGCTCCCGCACCGCGGGTCATCGCCGTCGTCGGTCCCACAGCGGCCGGAAAGTCCGATCTGGGAGTCCAGCTGGCCCGGCAGCTCGGCGGCGAGGTCGTCAACGCCGACTCGATGCAGCTGTACCGGGGGATGGACATCGGCACCGCCAAACTGACCGAGGACGAGCGCGGCGGCATCCCGCACCACCTGCTCGACATCTGGGACGTCACCGAGACCGCGAGCGTCGCCGAGTACCAGAAGCTCGCCCGCGCCGAGATCGACCGGCTGCTCGCCGAGGGCCGCACCCCCGTTCTCGTCGGCGGCTCCGGACTGTACGTGCGGGGGGCGATCGACGCCCTCGACTTCCCCGGCACGGACCCCGAGGTCCGCGCCCGGCTGGAGGCCGAGCTGGAGGAGGGCGGCTCCGGCGTGCTCCACGCCCGGCTCGCCGCCGCCGACCCGGACGCCGCCCGCGCCATCCTGCCCAGCAACGGCCGGCGCATCGTCCGCGCGCTGGAGGTCATCGAGATCACCGGCAAGCCCTTCACGGCCAACCTCCCCGGCCACGACGCGGTGTACGACACCGTGCAGATCGGCGTGGACGTCGAGCGCCCCGAGCTCGACGCACGCATCACCCTGCGGGTGGACCACATGTGGGAGGCGGGACTCGTCGACGAGGTGCGCACCCTGGAGGCACAGGGCCTGCGTGCGGGGCGCACGGCATCACGCGCCCTCGGCTACCAGCAGGTGCTCGCGGCGCTCGCGGGGGAGTGCACCGAGGACGAGGCGCGCGCAGAGACCGTGCGCGCCACCAAACGCTTCGCACGCCGCCAGGATTCATGGTTCCGCCGCGACCCCCGTGTCCACTGGCTGAGCGGGGCCGTCGCCGACCGCGCGGAACTCCCGGAGCGTGCCCTCGCGTTGGTCGAACGAGCGGTCACAGCCTGA
- the dapF gene encoding diaminopimelate epimerase, with amino-acid sequence MTTAQTPQTSPSTASLAFLKGHGTENDFVIVPDPDGVIDLPAATVARICDRRAGIGGDGLLRVVRTAAHPEARSMADEAEWFMDYRNADGSIAEMCGNGVRVFARYLEHAGLATAGDVPIATRSGVKQVHIAKDASGSASAAGDITVAMGRALLPEDGVTVTVGGRSWPARNVNMGNPHAVAFVDDLDHAGSLFAEPAFAPASVYPDGVNVEFVADRGPRHVAMRVHERGAAETRSCGTGACAVAVAAARRDGVDPATAGEPVTYTVDVLGGTLVITEHPDGEIEMTGPAVIVAEGRIDPALLDPS; translated from the coding sequence GTGACCACAGCGCAGACCCCGCAGACCTCGCCGTCAACGGCCTCGCTCGCCTTCCTCAAGGGCCACGGCACGGAGAACGACTTCGTGATCGTCCCCGATCCCGACGGCGTCATCGACCTGCCCGCGGCCACGGTCGCCCGGATCTGCGACCGCCGGGCCGGTATCGGCGGCGACGGGCTGCTGCGCGTCGTCCGCACGGCCGCCCACCCCGAGGCGCGCTCGATGGCCGACGAGGCCGAGTGGTTCATGGACTACCGGAACGCGGACGGCTCGATCGCCGAGATGTGCGGCAACGGCGTCCGCGTCTTCGCCCGCTATCTGGAGCACGCCGGCCTGGCCACCGCGGGCGACGTCCCGATCGCCACCCGCTCCGGCGTCAAGCAGGTCCACATCGCCAAGGACGCGTCCGGCAGCGCCTCCGCCGCGGGGGACATCACGGTCGCGATGGGCCGCGCCCTGCTCCCCGAGGACGGCGTCACGGTCACCGTCGGCGGCCGCAGCTGGCCCGCCCGCAATGTGAACATGGGCAATCCGCACGCCGTTGCCTTCGTCGACGACCTGGACCACGCGGGCAGCCTGTTCGCCGAGCCGGCGTTCGCCCCGGCCTCGGTCTACCCGGACGGGGTGAACGTGGAGTTCGTCGCCGACCGCGGCCCGCGCCATGTGGCGATGCGCGTGCACGAGCGCGGCGCTGCCGAGACCCGCTCCTGCGGCACGGGCGCGTGCGCGGTCGCCGTGGCCGCCGCGCGGCGGGACGGCGTGGACCCCGCGACGGCCGGCGAGCCGGTGACGTACACGGTGGACGTCCTCGGCGGCACCCTGGTGATCACCGAGCACCCGGACGGCGAGATCGAGATGACCGGTCCCGCGGTGATCGTCGCCGAGGGGCGTATCGACCCCGCCCTGCTCGACCCGTCCTGA
- a CDS encoding bifunctional (p)ppGpp synthetase/guanosine-3',5'-bis(diphosphate) 3'-pyrophosphohydrolase: MNGEAPNPGAPSRRRGRPRIDIRRLGRAALLGPGTRDRLPDAISHVAEAHRAHHPDADLAILRKAYVLAESSHRGQFRKSGEPYITHPLAVTLILAELGAETTTLTASLLHDTVEDTEVTLDQVRTEFGDEVCYLVDGVTKLEKVDYGAAAEPETFRKMLVATGNDVRVMSIKLADRLHNMRTLGVMRPEKQSRIAKVTRDVLIPLAERLGVQALKTELEDLVFAILHPEEYERTRALIAENADAADALAAIAENVRCVLREAGIPAEVLVRPRHFVSVHRIRLKRGELRGTDFGRLLVLVGEDADCYAVLGELHTCFTPLISEFKDFIAAPKFNLYQSLHTAVAAADGAVAEVLIRTEQMHKVAEAGVIALGNPYVTAEAAEPEPAGRGDGERVDPTRPGWLSRLLEWQESAPDPDTFWSSLRAELAEDREITVFRVDGGTLGLPAGASCVDAAYAQYGERAHTCIGARVNGRLAALSTQLGDGDTVQLLLAQDGASGPSPDWLDHARTPAARIAIGRWFALHPEGAKPPAAAPRAPMAAAVAAGRRAAPDAVTDLPGASVRLAGCCTPVPPDAVTGFAVRGGAVTVHREQCPAVTRMRALGREPLGVRWGDASECRVTLVAESFGRPGLLADLTEVIATAGAAIVSAIVEPPSEQRVRHTYTLQLPDAAGLPGLMRAMRDVAGVYDVSRAQHPTATI, from the coding sequence ATGAATGGCGAGGCCCCCAACCCTGGTGCTCCCAGCCGCAGGCGCGGCCGCCCCAGGATCGACATCCGTCGGCTGGGCCGGGCCGCGCTGCTCGGCCCCGGGACACGGGACCGGCTGCCCGACGCGATCAGCCATGTCGCGGAGGCGCACCGCGCCCACCACCCCGACGCCGATCTCGCCATCCTGCGCAAGGCGTACGTCCTCGCCGAGTCCTCGCACCGCGGCCAGTTCCGCAAGAGCGGCGAGCCGTACATCACCCACCCGCTCGCCGTGACCCTCATCCTCGCCGAACTGGGCGCCGAGACCACGACCTTGACCGCCTCCCTGCTCCACGACACCGTCGAGGACACCGAGGTGACGCTCGATCAGGTCCGCACGGAGTTCGGCGACGAGGTCTGCTATCTCGTCGACGGCGTCACCAAACTGGAGAAGGTCGACTACGGCGCGGCCGCCGAGCCCGAGACCTTCCGCAAGATGCTCGTCGCCACCGGGAACGACGTCCGGGTCATGTCGATCAAGCTCGCCGACCGGCTCCACAACATGCGCACGCTCGGCGTGATGCGTCCCGAGAAGCAGTCCCGAATCGCCAAGGTGACCAGGGACGTCCTGATCCCGCTCGCCGAACGCCTGGGCGTACAGGCGCTCAAGACCGAGCTCGAGGACCTCGTCTTCGCGATCCTCCACCCCGAGGAGTACGAACGCACGCGCGCCCTCATCGCGGAGAACGCCGACGCGGCGGACGCACTCGCCGCCATCGCCGAGAACGTACGGTGCGTGCTGCGCGAGGCCGGCATCCCGGCCGAAGTCCTCGTCCGGCCACGCCACTTCGTCTCCGTGCACCGCATCCGGCTCAAGCGCGGGGAGCTCAGGGGCACCGACTTCGGACGGCTGCTCGTCCTCGTCGGCGAGGACGCCGACTGCTACGCGGTCCTGGGCGAACTCCACACCTGCTTCACCCCGTTGATCTCCGAGTTCAAGGACTTCATCGCGGCACCCAAGTTCAACCTGTACCAGTCGCTGCACACCGCGGTCGCCGCGGCCGACGGCGCCGTCGCCGAAGTCCTCATCCGTACCGAGCAGATGCACAAGGTCGCCGAGGCCGGCGTCATCGCGCTCGGAAACCCGTACGTGACGGCGGAAGCCGCCGAGCCGGAACCGGCCGGGCGCGGCGACGGCGAGCGCGTCGACCCGACCCGCCCCGGCTGGCTGTCGCGGCTGCTGGAATGGCAGGAGTCCGCCCCCGACCCCGACACCTTCTGGTCCTCCCTGCGCGCCGAGCTCGCCGAGGACCGCGAGATCACCGTCTTCCGCGTGGACGGCGGCACGCTGGGACTGCCCGCCGGCGCGAGTTGCGTGGACGCCGCGTACGCGCAGTACGGAGAGAGGGCCCACACCTGCATCGGGGCCCGGGTCAACGGCCGGCTCGCCGCGCTCAGCACCCAGCTCGGCGACGGCGACACGGTCCAGCTGCTGCTCGCCCAGGACGGCGCCTCCGGGCCGTCCCCCGACTGGCTCGACCATGCCCGTACGCCCGCCGCCCGGATCGCCATCGGCCGCTGGTTCGCCCTGCACCCGGAAGGCGCCAAGCCGCCCGCCGCCGCACCCCGCGCACCCATGGCCGCGGCCGTCGCCGCGGGCCGCCGCGCCGCCCCCGACGCCGTCACCGATCTGCCCGGAGCGAGCGTGCGGCTCGCCGGCTGCTGCACACCGGTGCCCCCTGACGCGGTCACCGGCTTCGCGGTCCGCGGCGGCGCCGTCACCGTCCACCGCGAGCAGTGCCCCGCCGTGACCCGGATGCGGGCGCTGGGGCGGGAGCCCCTGGGGGTGCGCTGGGGCGACGCGTCCGAGTGCCGGGTCACGCTCGTCGCGGAGTCCTTCGGGCGCCCCGGGCTGCTCGCGGACCTCACCGAGGTCATCGCGACGGCGGGCGCGGCGATCGTCTCCGCCATCGTCGAACCGCCGAGCGAGCAGCGCGTACGCCACACGTACACGCTCCAGCTCCCGGACGCGGCCGGGCTTCCTGGGCTGATGCGGGCGATGCGGGACGTGGCGGGGGTGTACGACGTGAGCCGTGCGCAGCACCCGACGGCGACGATCTGA